The genomic segment GTCCTCGCGGACGCAAAATGATGCGTTAAATTAATTTACCAGTCCTTCCCAGCTATGCTAATCCAAACACAACGCGAGTCCGGGGAGGGAAGGGCGATGCATCCAAAGATAGATCTTCGACAATTACCGCCGCTCAAAGCGCTGAAAGGTTTTGAGGCAGCGACGCGGCACCAGAGCATTCGGGATGCCGCTGATGAGCTATGTTTGACGCACCCCGCTGTGAGCCACCAAGTCCAGCTGATCGAGGATGCCCTGGGCGTCAGCCTCTTTGCGCAGGAGGGGAGGCACATCGTTTCGACCGAAGAGGGCAGAGTACTTTATCCCTATGTCCGGGCCGCCTTTGAATCCCTTTTGGAAGGCGTTGAAGAAGTACATCGCAGTGCGCTAGATAAGCCCTTGAGGGTGCAGACTTATGTCACGGCTTCCATTCGCTGGCTCGCAAGGCGCGTTCCTCAATTTCTGGCCGATCATCCCGAGATAAAATTGACACTCAATACCTGTGCGGTCGAGTGGGAATTTGATGATGTCCATGCCGATGTAGGATTGGTCTATTGCGAAACCGCGCCGGACCCCGCCAAATATCATTGGGTGCCGCTTTACGAATATGCGCTTTTCCCTGTGTGCAGTCCGGATGTGGCAAAGACACTAGGGCCAAATCCCTGCGCCCGCGAACTCATGGCAAAGCCTCTTGTTGCGATCTATACCGAGGTCCAGAACTGGGAAACATGGTTTGTTTCAGCGGGCGAAATGTTCAAACCGTCGGTACCCTATCTGATGGTCGACACCTTGGCGGTTGCGCTCGAAATGGCGTTGAATGGTGAGGGCATTGCTCTAGTGAATGGTCCGTTTGTCGATCAAGACCTCGCCGCTGGCCGCCTGGTTCAGCCGATCGCCCATAAGGCAATCTGCCCCGGTGCATGGGGATTAATCTGCCGTGCCGACATGAAAGAAAATCTGCGTATCCGCACGTTCATGGATTGGATCACGCAAAATGTCGAAACCAGCCGAATGGCCTTTACGACCTAGCGTTTGGCGACGACCTCATATCCAGGCTCTTCGGGCTCATCGTCGACCATTTCTGCAGGGAAGCCTGTTCCAAGCACCTTTATGCCCAGAGGCTCTTCATAGCGGCGGATAATGTTCGGCGAGAACTCGCGCGAACCAAAGGCCGCCTCGCCTTCCTTGAAGATTTTGACAATCAAAGGGGACAGTTCGACAGGAACCTTCGCTTCATGGGCAATTTTATCGAACAGGCCAACATCTTTGCTGACCAGATCCATCGTGAAGTTGATATCGCGGCTGCCGTTCAGGATGACCTGGCTTTCAGTTTCATGGACAAAACTGTTCCCTGAAGAAATGCGGATCGCTTCATAGGTTGTGTTCATATCGAGGCCGATGGCTTTGCATGTCGTCAAAGCTTCCGCCAGTGCAACCAAATGCACGGTGCATAGATAATTGGTCATTACCTTCAATTGCGATGCCGTCCCCAAATCACCTGTGTGCAATATCCGGCGGCCCATTGTTGTCAAAACAGGAAGGACAAATTCAAAAGCCGCTCTTGGGCCGCCTGCGAATATGGCAATATTTCCGGTGTCGGCACGATGGCAGCCGCCCGAAACAGGGCATTCCATAAACATCGCCCCACGCGCTTCGACCAAGGCACCGAGGCGAATAATTTCGCTATAATCGGTGGTGCTCATTTCCAGCCAAACTTGGCCCGGATGCATTACTTGAAGAAATCCATCTTCGCCTTCGGCCACGGCAGAACTAGCCGCTGGGGACGGCAGGCACGTCACGATCAAGTCGACCATCTCTCCCAATTCTTTGGGAGACGTCGCCGACTTTGCCCCGCGCCCGACATATTCGGCGACAAGACTGTCATCGAGATCGCGAACGGTAACGTCATGGCCGTTCCGGATGAGGCTTCCGGCGAGCTTTCCGCCGACATTACCAAGGCCGATAAATCCAATTTTCATGTGAGTGCCCCGTCCATCCCCCAAAATGTCGCCCTTGTACGTCGTGTCAGAGCGACGCTGGACGGCACGGCAATTGTGCAATTTAAAGCAAAGTTAGAGCGTCAGCCGGGGCAGACCACAATTGAAAAATTTGGCTTATCGGGTGAAATATTTTTCAACCAGAGTGGCGGCTAGGTCTTAGCCAAATCCGATGCTCACGTAACTGTATAGCCGAGTGTCGCGGACAAGGCGGATGCAAGACGCGCTCTGGAAAGAGCGCAGACTACTTTACGGTCAGCCATTTCGGCCGGGTTGAAAGGCTCTAGAAAATGGACGCCGACGTCATAGGTTCCGGGACGCGTAAAGGCACGCCATGCGCTTTCCCAGCCCGTTTCTTCCCCAAGCCAAGCGATATCTGGGCCAGCATCGCCAAAATCGAGAAGCACGGGTTGAATGAGCATCGGCTTTGGTGGTGGGGCCAGCGTTGCGAATAGCGACTGTTTGAAAGGCAGCAACTGACGCCCGTCCGAGGTTGTACCTTCCGGAAACAAGGTAACAGACCAGTTCTCCGCAATGGCCTCGCGCAGTTCGGCCACTTGCCCTGCGACATTCTGCTTTTCGGTCCGGCTAACAAAAATAGTACGGTTGAGCGTCGCAAGCCATCCGATAATCGGCCAGTCGCGAACACCGTCCTGCGCCACAAAGGCCGTTCCGGTGATACCTGCCAATATGGGAATATCGTGCCATGACAGATGGTTGGCGACGAAGAAAACATCACGACGCAGCGGGGTTCCATGGACTTTTACACGGGCCCCCAATGCGCGGGCAGCGATCCGCAAGAAAAGCATAGCCCACGGCGACGGCAGCTTCAGCAGGTGCCAGACAAGATGCAAGGGCAGCAAGAATAGTAACGGGAGAGCAATCCAGATGATCCGCATCGCGCAGAGCAAATAGGCCTGAGGCTCTGCCTTCGGGAGCGAAATGGAGATTGTAGACATTCGATTCGGCCCTAGCGTGGGATTGTTGAGCTATCAATCGATTGATGCAGCAGGTCTGTGACTCTGCTGTGACGTTTTACATCGCCGTCGGTAAGCGCCTTATGTGCAACAATGAAATTTTTTGAACCAGTCGCGGCGAATTGCACATTTGTCATTCATCCGGGATGCCTTCAAATATCGCAAAAGTTGGATGTCGCTGGAGAGACGGAGTTTAAATGCAAACCAATGCGCGAGTTGTCATAATCGGTGGCGGCATCATGGGGGCGTCCCTGCTTTACCATCTGGCCGAACTTGGCTGGACGGACTGCCTGCTGATTGAAAAGGACGAGCTGACCTCGGGGTCCACATGGCACGCTGCCGGACAATGTCCGAGTATCACCGGCAGTTTCAATCTCGCCAAAATCCACGCCTATAGCAACGATCTCTATCCGCGTCTCGAGGGGCTGACCGGCCAATATGTTAGCTGGCACAAATCCGGCGGTATTCGTCTTGCGACCAACGAACGCGAACTGGCTTGGTTCAAGTACATTCATGGCTTTTCCAAAATCGTCGGTTTCGACATGGAGATTATCGACCCCGAAGAAATCCGTCGGATAAATCCATTTCTGACGACTGACGGTGTCATCGCAGGCGCGCGTACAACGAGCGATGGCCATGCCGACCCGTCAGGTATC from the Sphingorhabdus lacus genome contains:
- a CDS encoding LysR substrate-binding domain-containing protein, with translation MHPKIDLRQLPPLKALKGFEAATRHQSIRDAADELCLTHPAVSHQVQLIEDALGVSLFAQEGRHIVSTEEGRVLYPYVRAAFESLLEGVEEVHRSALDKPLRVQTYVTASIRWLARRVPQFLADHPEIKLTLNTCAVEWEFDDVHADVGLVYCETAPDPAKYHWVPLYEYALFPVCSPDVAKTLGPNPCARELMAKPLVAIYTEVQNWETWFVSAGEMFKPSVPYLMVDTLAVALEMALNGEGIALVNGPFVDQDLAAGRLVQPIAHKAICPGAWGLICRADMKENLRIRTFMDWITQNVETSRMAFTT
- a CDS encoding NAD(P)-dependent oxidoreductase; this translates as MKIGFIGLGNVGGKLAGSLIRNGHDVTVRDLDDSLVAEYVGRGAKSATSPKELGEMVDLIVTCLPSPAASSAVAEGEDGFLQVMHPGQVWLEMSTTDYSEIIRLGALVEARGAMFMECPVSGGCHRADTGNIAIFAGGPRAAFEFVLPVLTTMGRRILHTGDLGTASQLKVMTNYLCTVHLVALAEALTTCKAIGLDMNTTYEAIRISSGNSFVHETESQVILNGSRDINFTMDLVSKDVGLFDKIAHEAKVPVELSPLIVKIFKEGEAAFGSREFSPNIIRRYEEPLGIKVLGTGFPAEMVDDEPEEPGYEVVAKR
- a CDS encoding lysophospholipid acyltransferase family protein, encoding MSTISISLPKAEPQAYLLCAMRIIWIALPLLFLLPLHLVWHLLKLPSPWAMLFLRIAARALGARVKVHGTPLRRDVFFVANHLSWHDIPILAGITGTAFVAQDGVRDWPIIGWLATLNRTIFVSRTEKQNVAGQVAELREAIAENWSVTLFPEGTTSDGRQLLPFKQSLFATLAPPPKPMLIQPVLLDFGDAGPDIAWLGEETGWESAWRAFTRPGTYDVGVHFLEPFNPAEMADRKVVCALSRARLASALSATLGYTVT